The following proteins are encoded in a genomic region of Streptomyces collinus Tu 365:
- a CDS encoding ABC transporter permease: MKVRQWSRDLALGARFAFTGGREGWARVLLTAIGVGLGVALLLLTTALPSALAVRHDRDQARLDYTYSREHTAKGDDTLVIADANSTYRGADVRGRLVEPEGPRAPLAPGLTRYPAPGDMVVSPALKRLLDSSDGKLLRDRLPYRVVGTIAEPGLIGSHELAYYAGAKNLASRINGWQTARITEFGNPNAVPSQTDPVLILLVLVVFVVLLMPVAVFIAAAVRFGGERRDRRLAALRLVGSDSRMTRRIAAGEALAGSLVGLVFGTVFFLIGRQLAGSAEILGVSVFPSYLNPTPALAALVAVTVPAAAVLVTLLALRGVVIEPLGVVRTAKPAKRRLWWRLLLPVGGLAMLAPMIGQGRSNGDFNQYLVIGGVLLLLVGVTALLPWVVEAVVGRLGKGGVAWQLAVRRLQLSSGTAARLVNGIAVAVAGAIALQMLFAGVEGDYTKVTGQDVDRIQMEVQLPRGTALAPVGRDFTATRGVRKATALGNLQIADSTWTTGAGPHTSSSATVGDCAALREVAKLPSCHDGDVFVATGGDRQMDADTKKLAVTGRRLHVETGNGLTPGRDLLWTVPGGLKQARAVDGPIGNIASGLLLTPAAMPGRLTGAMSTRAYLTLDESVTDAHEYVRNTAARVDPLADAMDWSATEQSDKFTSIRTGLLVGATCVLALIGASLLVSQLEQLRERRKLLSALVAFGTRRRTLSLSVLWQTAIPIALGLLLAGVVGLTLGAVLLKMVGATVSVDWPGVLTMTGIGAAVVLAVTLLSMPPLLRLMRPEGLRTE, encoded by the coding sequence ATGAAGGTCCGCCAGTGGTCCAGGGACCTGGCCCTGGGGGCCCGGTTCGCCTTCACCGGCGGCCGCGAGGGCTGGGCCCGGGTGCTGCTCACGGCGATCGGCGTCGGACTCGGCGTCGCACTGCTGCTGCTGACGACCGCCCTGCCCAGCGCCCTCGCCGTCCGGCACGACCGCGACCAGGCCCGCCTGGACTACACCTACAGCCGGGAGCACACGGCCAAGGGCGACGACACCCTGGTGATCGCGGACGCCAACTCGACCTACCGCGGCGCCGACGTCCGCGGCCGCCTGGTGGAACCCGAGGGACCGCGCGCGCCGCTCGCCCCGGGCCTGACCCGCTACCCGGCGCCGGGCGACATGGTCGTCTCCCCCGCCCTGAAGCGGCTGCTCGACTCGTCCGACGGCAAACTGCTGCGCGACCGGCTGCCCTACCGGGTGGTCGGCACCATCGCCGAGCCCGGGCTCATCGGCTCGCACGAACTGGCCTACTACGCCGGCGCGAAGAACCTGGCGTCGCGCATCAACGGCTGGCAGACCGCCCGGATCACCGAGTTCGGCAACCCGAACGCGGTGCCCTCGCAGACCGACCCGGTGCTGATCCTGCTGGTGCTCGTCGTGTTCGTGGTGCTGCTGATGCCGGTCGCCGTGTTCATCGCCGCGGCCGTACGGTTCGGCGGCGAGCGGCGCGACCGCAGGCTGGCGGCGCTGCGGCTGGTCGGCTCCGACAGCCGGATGACCCGTCGGATCGCGGCGGGCGAGGCCCTCGCCGGATCGCTGGTCGGACTGGTCTTCGGCACCGTCTTCTTCCTGATCGGCCGGCAGCTCGCCGGCTCGGCGGAGATCCTCGGCGTCAGCGTCTTCCCGAGCTACCTCAACCCGACACCCGCGCTGGCCGCGCTGGTCGCGGTCACGGTCCCGGCGGCCGCGGTGCTGGTCACCCTGCTCGCCCTGCGCGGAGTGGTCATCGAACCGCTCGGCGTGGTCCGTACGGCCAAGCCCGCGAAGCGCCGGCTGTGGTGGCGGCTGCTGCTGCCGGTCGGCGGACTGGCCATGCTCGCCCCGATGATCGGCCAGGGCCGGTCGAACGGCGACTTCAACCAGTACCTGGTGATCGGCGGCGTGCTGCTGCTGCTCGTCGGCGTCACCGCGCTGCTGCCGTGGGTCGTCGAGGCCGTGGTGGGCCGGCTCGGCAAGGGCGGAGTCGCCTGGCAGCTCGCGGTGCGCAGGCTCCAGTTGAGCAGTGGCACGGCGGCCCGCCTGGTGAACGGCATCGCGGTGGCGGTGGCCGGCGCGATCGCCCTGCAGATGCTGTTCGCGGGCGTCGAGGGCGACTACACCAAGGTCACCGGACAGGACGTCGACCGCATCCAGATGGAGGTCCAGCTCCCCCGGGGCACCGCACTCGCCCCGGTCGGCCGGGACTTCACCGCTACCCGGGGCGTGCGCAAGGCCACCGCGCTGGGCAACCTCCAGATCGCCGACAGCACCTGGACCACCGGGGCCGGGCCGCACACCTCGTCGAGCGCGACCGTCGGCGACTGCGCCGCGCTGCGCGAGGTGGCGAAGCTGCCCTCCTGCCACGACGGCGACGTCTTCGTGGCCACGGGCGGCGACAGGCAGATGGACGCCGACACCAAGAAGCTCGCGGTGACGGGCCGCAGGCTCCACGTCGAGACGGGCAACGGCCTGACCCCGGGACGGGACCTGCTGTGGACGGTGCCGGGCGGCCTGAAGCAGGCACGCGCGGTCGACGGCCCGATCGGAAACATCGCGAGTGGCCTGCTGCTGACCCCGGCCGCCATGCCCGGACGGCTGACCGGTGCGATGAGCACCCGGGCGTACCTGACACTCGACGAGTCGGTGACCGACGCGCACGAGTACGTCCGCAACACGGCGGCCCGGGTGGACCCGCTGGCGGACGCGATGGACTGGTCGGCCACCGAGCAGTCGGACAAGTTCACCTCCATCCGCACCGGTCTGCTCGTGGGTGCCACCTGTGTGCTGGCGCTGATCGGCGCGAGCCTGCTGGTCTCCCAGCTGGAGCAGTTGCGCGAGCGCAGGAAGCTGCTGTCGGCGCTGGTCGCCTTCGGCACCCGCCGGCGCACGCTGAGCCTGTCGGTGCTGTGGCAGACCGCCATCCCGATCGCGCTCGGCCTGCTGCTCGCGGGGGTCGTGGGACTGACGCTCGGCGCGGTGCTGCTGAAGATGGTGGGCGCGACGGTGAGCGTCGACTGGCCGGGGGTGCTGACGATGACCGGCATCGGCGCGGCGGTCGTCCTCGCGGTCACCCTGCTCAGCATGCCTCCGTTGCTGCGCCTGATGCGCCCGGAGGGCCTGCGCACCGAGTAG
- a CDS encoding ABC transporter ATP-binding protein — protein sequence MTPPPGSLLVAEDLRKAYGPTLALDGAGFSIHPGEVVAVMGPSGSGKSTLLHCLAGIVQPDSGSITYAGRELATMSDAERSALRRSDFGFVFQFGQLVPELTCVENVALPLRLNGTSRKAAEKAALGWMERLEVDDLKGKRPGEVSGGQGQRVAVARSLVTGPRVLFADEPTGALDSLNGERVMELLTDAARSTDAAVVLVTHEARVAAYSDREIVVRDGRSRDMERAI from the coding sequence ATGACCCCTCCCCCCGGTTCCCTGCTCGTCGCCGAGGACCTGCGCAAGGCCTACGGCCCCACGCTCGCCCTGGACGGCGCCGGGTTCTCCATCCACCCCGGCGAGGTCGTCGCGGTCATGGGCCCCTCCGGGTCCGGCAAGTCGACGCTGCTGCACTGCCTCGCCGGGATCGTCCAGCCCGACTCGGGCTCGATCACCTACGCCGGCCGCGAGCTGGCCACCATGAGCGACGCCGAGCGCAGCGCCCTGCGGCGCAGCGACTTCGGCTTCGTCTTCCAGTTCGGCCAGCTCGTCCCCGAGCTGACCTGCGTGGAGAACGTGGCGCTCCCGCTGCGGCTGAACGGCACCTCCCGCAAGGCCGCCGAGAAGGCGGCGCTGGGCTGGATGGAGCGCCTGGAGGTCGACGACCTGAAGGGCAAGCGGCCCGGCGAGGTCTCCGGCGGCCAGGGACAGCGGGTCGCGGTGGCCCGCAGCCTGGTCACCGGGCCCCGGGTGCTGTTCGCCGACGAGCCCACCGGCGCGCTGGACTCCCTCAACGGCGAGCGGGTCATGGAACTGCTCACCGACGCGGCCCGCTCCACCGACGCCGCCGTCGTCCTCGTCACGCACGAGGCACGGGTCGCGGCCTACTCCGACCGCGAGATCGTCGTACGCGACGGCAGGTCCCGGGACATGGAGCGGGCCATATGA
- a CDS encoding DUF402 domain-containing protein, with the protein MADDGATRRAVPAPAPEPGPPAYWAPGTRILWRYRENASARFHIARPVTVVRDDAELLAVWMAPGTECVKPVLADGRAVHLEPLETRYTAPRTVQRDRWFGTGVLKLARPGRPWSVWLFWDPGWRFRNWYVNLEQPLSRWEGGVDSEDYFLDIAVEPDRGWRWLDEDEFAQARRDGLMDERTAGRVRAAGRDAVEVIEAWGAPFADGWEDWRPDPSWGVPSLPEDWDRTPAQVSS; encoded by the coding sequence ATGGCGGACGACGGAGCGACGAGACGAGCGGTGCCGGCCCCGGCACCGGAACCGGGACCCCCGGCGTACTGGGCCCCCGGGACGCGGATCCTGTGGCGGTACCGGGAGAACGCCTCGGCGCGCTTCCACATCGCCCGTCCCGTCACCGTCGTACGGGACGACGCGGAACTGCTCGCGGTGTGGATGGCGCCGGGCACCGAGTGCGTGAAGCCGGTGCTGGCCGACGGCAGGGCCGTGCACCTGGAGCCGCTGGAGACCCGCTACACCGCGCCGCGCACGGTGCAGCGGGACCGGTGGTTCGGCACGGGGGTGCTGAAACTGGCCAGACCGGGCCGGCCCTGGTCGGTGTGGTTGTTCTGGGACCCGGGCTGGCGGTTCAGGAACTGGTACGTCAACCTTGAGCAGCCGTTGTCCCGTTGGGAGGGTGGTGTGGACTCCGAGGACTACTTCCTGGACATCGCGGTCGAGCCGGACCGCGGTTGGCGCTGGCTGGACGAGGACGAGTTCGCGCAGGCCCGGCGGGACGGGCTGATGGACGAGCGGACCGCCGGGCGGGTGCGGGCGGCGGGCCGGGACGCGGTGGAGGTGATCGAGGCGTGGGGCGCACCGTTCGCGGACGGCTGGGAGGACTGGCGCCCGGACCCCTCCTGGGGAGTACCGTCACTCCCCGAGGACTGGGACCGTACACCCGCGCAGGTGTCCTCATGA
- a CDS encoding transglycosylase domain-containing protein, whose product MLGTFLGLCLLGIGGFVVLYMLVDVPKGNAAARQQSNIYKYSDGSVLARVGTVNRESVDLAKVPKPVQHTFVAAENKTFYHDSGIDVRGLARGLFNTVSGHGTQGGSTITQQYVKNYYLNQDQTVTRKLKEMVISLKVDRRLTKEQILAGYINTSYYGRNAYGIQAAAQAYYRTDASKLSVQQGAYLAALLQAPSQYDWAVAGPVGKRLVQERWNYVLDNMVKQKWLDPTERQNMQFKDAIPEDPKGTPGEEGQKGYLVQLANQQLEQQLMSDEGMSRSQAESAVVDRGWTITLNIDKKRQKALEQAVKSQLTSKLNPKKRKVDGNVQAGAVSVDPKTGRVVALYGGQDYFKHYFNNATRRDYQPASTFKPVILAAALEHNATTQTGKPINAGTLYDGTSGRQVLDHGSKVGFAPPNEDHVDYGPITVQRAMDESVNSVFAQMGVDVGMTKVMDTAKQLGMDTEGMQAVPAQTLGSMGASPLEMAGIYATFDNHGHKVTPSIVKTAEQKDRSVHMPDPIGDQVISRTAADTVTSVLTGVVDDGTAKTSVAANPLRNGQQVAGKTGTSDENKSAWFTGYTPDLVTSVGLFGEDGKTRSHVSMMGATGLLPYPGRVNGGSYPARIWAEYTFGVTERARFDLDTTQGAAVEPTDTPTLSRTPSQSPSDTPSSKPPTSTSASPSGTPSRTPTRTPTQTPSQTPTSPSPTTGQPTDGVTQDPLNPGNTDNLGRQ is encoded by the coding sequence ATGCTCGGCACGTTCCTCGGACTGTGCCTGCTCGGCATCGGCGGCTTCGTCGTCCTGTACATGCTCGTCGACGTGCCCAAGGGCAACGCCGCCGCCCGCCAGCAGAGCAACATCTACAAGTACAGCGACGGCTCCGTCCTGGCCCGCGTCGGCACGGTCAACCGCGAGAGCGTCGACCTCGCCAAGGTGCCCAAGCCCGTCCAGCACACCTTCGTCGCGGCGGAGAACAAGACCTTCTACCACGACTCCGGGATCGACGTGAGGGGCCTGGCCCGCGGCCTGTTCAACACGGTCAGCGGCCACGGCACCCAGGGCGGCTCGACCATCACCCAGCAGTACGTGAAGAACTACTACCTGAACCAGGACCAGACGGTCACCCGCAAGCTCAAGGAGATGGTCATCTCCCTGAAGGTGGACCGCCGCCTGACCAAGGAGCAGATCCTCGCGGGCTACATCAACACCAGCTACTACGGCCGCAACGCCTACGGCATCCAGGCCGCCGCGCAGGCCTACTACCGCACCGACGCGAGCAAGCTCAGCGTCCAGCAGGGCGCCTACCTCGCCGCCCTGCTCCAGGCACCCAGCCAGTACGACTGGGCCGTCGCCGGACCCGTGGGCAAACGCCTGGTGCAGGAACGCTGGAACTACGTCCTGGACAACATGGTCAAGCAGAAGTGGCTGGACCCCACCGAGCGCCAGAACATGCAGTTCAAGGACGCCATCCCCGAGGACCCCAAGGGGACGCCCGGTGAGGAGGGCCAGAAGGGCTACCTGGTCCAGCTCGCCAACCAGCAGCTCGAACAGCAGCTGATGAGCGACGAGGGCATGTCCCGCTCCCAGGCGGAGTCCGCCGTGGTGGACCGCGGCTGGACCATCACCCTGAACATCGACAAGAAGCGGCAGAAGGCGCTGGAGCAGGCGGTCAAGTCACAGCTCACCAGCAAGCTGAACCCGAAGAAGCGCAAGGTCGACGGCAACGTCCAGGCCGGCGCCGTGTCCGTCGACCCCAAGACGGGCCGTGTCGTCGCCCTCTACGGCGGCCAGGACTACTTCAAGCACTACTTCAACAACGCCACCCGCCGCGACTACCAGCCCGCCTCCACGTTCAAGCCGGTCATCCTCGCCGCCGCGCTGGAGCACAACGCCACCACGCAGACCGGCAAGCCGATCAACGCCGGCACCCTCTACGACGGCACCAGCGGCCGCCAGGTCCTCGACCACGGCAGCAAGGTCGGCTTCGCCCCGCCCAACGAGGACCACGTCGACTACGGCCCCATCACCGTCCAGCGGGCCATGGACGAGTCCGTCAACTCCGTCTTCGCGCAGATGGGCGTCGACGTCGGCATGACCAAGGTCATGGACACCGCCAAGCAGCTCGGCATGGACACCGAGGGCATGCAGGCGGTGCCCGCCCAGACACTCGGCTCGATGGGCGCCAGCCCGCTGGAGATGGCCGGGATCTACGCCACGTTCGACAACCACGGCCACAAGGTCACCCCGTCCATCGTGAAGACGGCCGAGCAGAAGGACCGCTCGGTCCACATGCCCGACCCGATCGGCGACCAGGTGATCAGCCGGACCGCCGCCGACACGGTGACCTCCGTACTGACCGGCGTGGTCGACGACGGCACGGCCAAGACCTCCGTCGCGGCCAACCCGCTGCGCAACGGCCAGCAGGTGGCCGGCAAGACCGGCACCTCCGACGAGAACAAGTCCGCCTGGTTCACCGGCTACACCCCCGACCTGGTCACCTCCGTCGGCCTGTTCGGCGAGGACGGCAAGACCAGGTCCCACGTGAGCATGATGGGCGCCACCGGCCTGCTGCCCTACCCCGGCCGCGTCAACGGCGGCAGCTACCCGGCCCGGATCTGGGCCGAGTACACCTTCGGCGTCACCGAGCGGGCCAGGTTCGACCTGGACACCACCCAGGGCGCCGCGGTCGAGCCGACCGACACCCCGACGCTCAGCCGGACACCGTCCCAGAGCCCCTCGGACACCCCGAGCAGCAAGCCGCCGACGTCCACGTCCGCGTCCCCGTCCGGCACACCGTCCCGGACGCCGACCCGGACCCCGACGCAGACACCCAGCCAGACCCCGACCTCGCCATCCCCGACCACCGGGCAGCCGACGGACGGCGTCACCCAGGACCCGCTCAATCCCGGCAACACGGACAACCTCGGCCGCCAGTAG
- a CDS encoding SPFH domain-containing protein has translation MSAHDASATADVPEMPAPRVREFPAHSIGGGLALLLGLLGLGVAAALFAAGAAAGSGGAEGGFVAGGFLVFLAAVIAMRGLNTVAPGEARVVQLFGRYRGTIRQDGLRWVNPFTSRTRVSTRVRNHETAVLKVNDAYGNPIELAAVVVWKVQDTAQATFEVDDFAEFVATQTETAVRHIAIEYPYDAHEEDGLSLRGNAEEITEKLAVELQARVEAAGVSVIESRFTHLAYAPEIASAMLQRQQAGAVVAARRQIVDGAVGMVEAALTRIAERDIVELDDERKAAMVSNLMVVLCGDRAPQPVLNTGTLYQ, from the coding sequence ATGTCCGCACACGACGCGTCCGCGACCGCCGACGTACCCGAGATGCCCGCACCCCGCGTGCGGGAGTTCCCGGCGCACAGCATCGGCGGCGGGCTCGCCCTGCTGCTCGGCCTGCTGGGGCTCGGCGTCGCCGCCGCCCTGTTCGCCGCCGGCGCCGCGGCCGGCTCCGGGGGTGCCGAGGGCGGGTTCGTCGCGGGCGGCTTCCTGGTCTTCCTCGCCGCGGTGATCGCGATGCGCGGCCTGAACACGGTCGCCCCCGGCGAGGCCCGGGTGGTCCAGCTGTTCGGCCGCTACCGGGGCACGATCCGGCAGGACGGCCTGCGCTGGGTGAACCCCTTCACCTCGCGCACCCGCGTCTCCACCCGCGTGCGCAACCACGAGACCGCGGTACTGAAGGTCAACGACGCCTACGGCAACCCGATCGAGCTGGCCGCGGTCGTGGTGTGGAAGGTCCAGGACACCGCGCAGGCCACCTTCGAGGTGGACGACTTCGCCGAGTTCGTCGCCACCCAGACCGAGACGGCGGTCCGGCACATCGCCATCGAGTACCCCTACGACGCCCACGAGGAGGACGGCCTCTCGCTGCGCGGCAACGCCGAGGAGATCACCGAGAAGCTGGCCGTGGAGCTCCAGGCGCGCGTGGAGGCGGCCGGGGTGAGTGTCATCGAGTCGCGGTTCACCCATCTCGCGTACGCTCCCGAGATCGCCTCGGCGATGCTCCAGCGCCAGCAGGCCGGCGCCGTCGTCGCGGCCCGGCGGCAGATCGTGGACGGCGCGGTCGGCATGGTGGAGGCCGCGCTCACCCGGATCGCGGAGCGCGACATCGTGGAGCTGGACGACGAACGGAAGGCGGCGATGGTGTCCAACCTGATGGTGGTGCTGTGCGGCGACCGGGCCCCGCAGCCCGTGCTGAACACCGGAACGCTCTACCAGTGA
- a CDS encoding ATP-binding SpoIIE family protein phosphatase — MTEQPTSSYERPQPGADPAEARGALLRAPASLGNPALPAQAARADGTPAGPGTSAPCGKGNKGKEPPVNGPEHSQPATAETMGTAPARASSSVGEHRPRPVPEAIPAQPASEQERTPGGQERRTGRGLPPGRPMPMRRDGDRLRFVGAATRRIARGIDLDEIVMGLCRATVPTFSDAILVYLRDPLPVGDERPTGPVVLRLRRTDRIPDERDTEGLSLPPFPEPEPDSSGLSELSSLTTELCEVRPGGALNEVLRGVRPVFADAPAARAALPELLGEGGEAVVPGGQHAILAPLRGRRRVIGAALFLRRPERLAFEADDLLVAAQLATHSALGIDKAVLYGREAYIADELQRTMLPETLPRPTGVRLASRYLPAAETARVGGDWYDAIPLPGSRVALVVGDVMGHSMTSAAIMGQLRTTAQTLAGLDLPPQEVLHHLDEQAQRLGTDRMATCLYAVYDPVTHRITIANAGHPPPVLLHLGGRAEVLRVPPGAPIGVGGVDFEAVELDAPAGATLLLYTDGLVESRLRDVWTGIEQLRERLAATAQLTGPDHPPPLEALCDEVLDMLGPGDRDDDIALLAARFHGIAPSDVAYWTLEPEVSAPGQARRLARRALARWGMEELTDSVELLVSEVVTNAVRYTSRPVTLRLLRTDVLRCEVGDDVPQLPRLRQARATDEGGRGLYLVNRLARRWGATRLSTGKVVWFELNRG, encoded by the coding sequence GTGACGGAGCAGCCCACCTCCTCCTACGAGCGCCCTCAGCCGGGCGCGGACCCCGCGGAAGCCCGCGGGGCGCTGCTGCGTGCCCCGGCATCGCTCGGCAACCCGGCCTTACCCGCCCAGGCGGCCCGCGCGGACGGCACACCCGCCGGTCCGGGGACGAGCGCCCCCTGCGGCAAGGGGAACAAGGGGAAGGAGCCCCCAGTCAACGGCCCGGAGCACTCCCAGCCCGCCACCGCCGAGACGATGGGCACGGCTCCCGCGCGCGCGAGTTCGAGCGTGGGGGAACACCGTCCTCGTCCCGTGCCGGAGGCCATCCCGGCGCAGCCCGCCTCCGAGCAGGAGCGGACGCCGGGCGGTCAGGAACGCCGTACCGGGCGGGGTCTGCCGCCCGGGCGGCCGATGCCGATGCGGCGCGACGGGGACCGGCTCAGGTTCGTGGGCGCGGCCACCCGGCGGATCGCCCGCGGCATAGACCTGGACGAGATCGTGATGGGTCTGTGCCGGGCCACGGTGCCGACGTTCTCGGACGCGATCCTGGTCTATCTGCGCGACCCGCTGCCGGTGGGTGACGAGCGGCCCACCGGTCCGGTGGTGCTGCGGCTGCGCCGGACCGACCGGATACCGGACGAGCGGGACACCGAGGGCCTGTCGCTGCCCCCGTTCCCGGAGCCGGAGCCGGACTCCTCGGGGCTGTCGGAGCTGTCGTCGCTGACGACGGAGCTGTGCGAGGTGCGGCCGGGCGGTGCGCTGAACGAGGTGCTGCGCGGGGTGCGGCCGGTGTTCGCCGACGCGCCCGCGGCGCGGGCCGCGCTGCCCGAGCTGCTCGGTGAGGGCGGCGAGGCGGTGGTGCCGGGCGGGCAGCACGCGATCCTCGCGCCGCTGCGCGGCCGGCGCCGGGTGATCGGCGCGGCGCTGTTCCTGCGCCGTCCGGAGCGGCTCGCGTTCGAGGCGGACGACCTGCTGGTGGCCGCCCAGCTCGCCACGCACAGCGCGCTCGGCATCGACAAGGCGGTGCTGTACGGCCGGGAGGCCTACATCGCCGACGAGCTGCAGCGCACGATGCTGCCCGAGACCCTGCCCCGGCCGACCGGTGTACGGCTGGCCTCGCGTTATCTGCCGGCGGCGGAGACCGCGCGGGTGGGCGGCGACTGGTACGACGCGATCCCGCTGCCCGGCAGCCGGGTCGCGCTGGTGGTCGGTGACGTCATGGGGCACTCCATGACGTCGGCGGCGATCATGGGCCAGTTGCGTACGACGGCCCAGACGCTCGCCGGCCTCGACCTGCCGCCGCAGGAGGTGCTGCACCACCTCGACGAGCAGGCGCAGCGGCTGGGCACCGACCGTATGGCGACCTGTCTGTACGCGGTGTACGACCCGGTCACGCACCGCATCACGATCGCCAACGCGGGTCATCCGCCGCCGGTCCTGCTGCATCTGGGCGGCCGGGCCGAGGTGCTGCGGGTGCCGCCGGGTGCGCCGATCGGGGTGGGCGGGGTCGACTTCGAGGCGGTGGAGCTGGACGCGCCGGCCGGGGCGACGCTGCTGCTGTACACCGACGGTCTGGTGGAGTCCCGGCTGCGGGACGTGTGGACCGGGATAGAGCAGCTGCGCGAACGGCTGGCGGCCACGGCGCAGTTGACCGGCCCGGATCACCCGCCGCCGCTGGAGGCGCTGTGCGACGAGGTGCTGGACATGCTCGGCCCGGGTGACCGGGACGACGACATCGCGCTGCTCGCGGCCCGTTTCCACGGGATCGCGCCGAGCGATGTGGCGTACTGGACCCTGGAGCCGGAGGTGTCGGCTCCGGGGCAGGCCCGTCGGCTGGCGCGGCGCGCGCTGGCCCGCTGGGGCATGGAGGAGCTGACGGACTCGGTGGAGTTGCTGGTCAGTGAGGTGGTGACGAACGCCGTGCGGTACACGTCGCGGCCGGTCACGCTCCGGCTGCTGCGGACCGATGTGTTGCGCTGCGAGGTCGGTGACGACGTGCCGCAGCTGCCGCGGCTGCGGCAGGCGCGGGCCACGGACGAGGGCGGCCGCGGGCTGTACCTGGTCAACCGGCTGGCGCGGCGCTGGGGTGCGACCCGGCTGAGCACCGGCAAGGTGGTCTGGTTCGAGCTGAACCGGGGCTGA
- a CDS encoding PadR family transcriptional regulator, producing the protein MSIGHTLLGLLESGPRHGYDLKRAFDEKFGHDRPLHYGQVYSTMSRLLKNGLVEVDGIEAGGGPDRKRYAITDAGVTDVARWLATPEKPEEYLQSTLYTKVVLALLTHRDAADILDTQRAEHLRSMRILTDRKRKGDLADQLVCDHALFHLEADLRWLELTAARLDRLRAEVAR; encoded by the coding sequence ATGTCCATCGGTCACACCCTCCTGGGACTCCTTGAGTCCGGCCCGCGACACGGTTACGACCTGAAGCGCGCCTTTGACGAGAAGTTCGGTCACGACCGGCCCCTGCACTACGGCCAGGTCTACTCGACGATGTCCCGGCTGCTGAAGAACGGGCTCGTCGAGGTCGACGGGATCGAGGCCGGTGGCGGCCCCGACCGCAAGCGGTACGCCATCACGGACGCCGGCGTCACCGACGTGGCGCGCTGGCTCGCGACCCCGGAGAAGCCGGAGGAGTACCTCCAGTCGACCCTGTACACCAAGGTCGTCCTCGCGCTGCTCACCCACCGGGACGCGGCCGACATCCTCGACACCCAGCGCGCCGAGCACCTGCGCAGCATGCGCATCCTGACGGACCGCAAGCGCAAGGGCGACCTCGCGGACCAGCTCGTCTGCGACCACGCCCTGTTCCACCTGGAGGCCGACCTGCGCTGGCTGGAACTGACCGCCGCCCGGCTGGACAGGCTCCGTGCGGAGGTGGCCCGATGA